From Cannabis sativa cultivar Pink pepper isolate KNU-18-1 chromosome 8, ASM2916894v1, whole genome shotgun sequence, a single genomic window includes:
- the LOC115699480 gene encoding E3 ubiquitin-protein ligase RGLG2 has translation MGGKSSKEDSSYRTRSLGSRASSSSWNEYPESTYEQGIPNYASQQYYAPQHQPQQSYAPPESFVQPEYYASPPPPPPQAAPSGVRRLDRRYSRIADNYNSLDEVTAALANAGLESSNLIVGIDFTKSNEWTGAKSFNRKSLHHIGDTLNPYEQAISIIGKTLAAFDEDNMIPCFGFGDASTHDRDVFSFYPDERFCNGFEEVLSRYREVVPHLKLAGPTSFAPVVEMAMTIVEQSGGQYHVLVIIADGQVTRSVNTEHGQLSPQERKTVEAIVEASKFPLSIILVGVGDGPWDMMKEFDDNIPARAFDNFQFVNFTEIMSKKVPPLRKETEFALSALMEIPAQYKATMDLNLLGNLQGRSPQRVPLPPPVYGASSFPSSKPSYASFSKPTVPSVPSYPVESTSSVSSAPPAPSTTYDNQVCPICLTDPKDMAFGCGHQTCCECGKDLETCPICRSTISTRIKLY, from the exons ATGGGTGGCAAGAGTTCAAAAGAAGATAGTAGTTATAGGACGAGGTCATTAGGTTCAAGGGCTAGTTCTTCTTCTTGGAATGAGTATCCTGAATCTACTTATGAACAAGGGATTCCAAACTATGCATCTCAACAATACTATGCACCTCAACACCAACCCCAACAATCTTATGCGCCGCCAGAATCCTTTGTGCAACCGGAGTATTATGCTTCCCCGCCGCCGCCCCCACCTCAGGCCGCCCCTTCTGGTGTAAGGAGATTGGACAGGAGGTATTCAAGAATTGCTGATAACTACAATTCTTTGGATGAA GTGACTGCGGCTCTTGCCAATGCTGGCCTCGAGTCTTCCAATCTTATTGTTGGTATTGATTTTACGAAGAGCAATGAGTGGACAG GTGCGAAGTCGTTCAACAGAAAAAGCTTGCATCACATTGGAGATACTTTGAATCCCTATGAACAAGCAATATCCATTATTGGGAAAACCTTGGCTGCATTTGATGAAGATAACATGATTCCTTGTTTTGGGTTTGGAGATG CATCTACGCATGATCGGGATGTGTTTAGCTTTTATCCTGATGAGAGGTTTTGCAACGGCTTTGAGGAAGTCTTGAGTCGATACAGAGAAGTTGTTCCCCATCTAAAACTTGCAG GCCCTACTTCATTTGCACCAGTAGTTGAGATGGCCATGACCATTGTAGAGCAGAGTGGTGGCCAATACCATGTTCTAGTGATAATCGCAGATGGCCAG GTGACTAGAAGTGTTAATACTGAGCACGGCCAGCTAAGTCCCCAGGAGCGGAAGACTGTTGAAGCCATTGTTGAAGCTAG CAAATTCCCTCTTTCAATAATTTTAGTCGGTGTTGGAGATGGTCCATGGGACATGATGAAGGAATTCGATGATAATATCCCTGCTCGGGCCTTTGATAATTTTCAG TTTGTGAATTTCACAGAAATAATGTCGAAGAAAGTTCCCCCATTACGAAAAGAGACTGAATTTGCTCTGTCAGCATTAATGGAAATTCCTGCTCAGTATAAAGCAACAATGGATCTCAACTTATTGGG GAATCTACAGGGTAGATCACCCCAAAGGGTTCCTCTCCCTCCTCCTGTATATGGCGCGTCATCTTTTCCTAGCTCTAAACCCTCTTATGCTAGCTTCAGCAAGCCTACTGTGCCTAGCGTTCCATCTTATCCCGTAGAAAGCACCTCCTCCGTCAGCTCGGCTCCCCCTGCTCCCAGTACAACTTATGATAACCAG